From Eptesicus fuscus isolate TK198812 chromosome 22, DD_ASM_mEF_20220401, whole genome shotgun sequence, a single genomic window includes:
- the S100A5 gene encoding protein S100-A5 isoform X2, whose product METPLEKALTTMVTTFHKYSGREGSKLTLSRRELKELIKKELCLGEKMQESSIDDLMKSLDKNSDQEIDFKEYAVFLTTLCMAYNDFFLEDRK is encoded by the exons ATGGAGACCCCTCTTGAGAAGGCCCTGACCACTATGGTCACCACTTTCCACAAATATTCAGGGAGAGAGGGCAGCAAACTGACCCTGAGTAGGCGGGAACTAAAGGAGCTGATCAAGAAGGAGCTGTGTCTTGGTGAG AAGATGCAGGAGAGCAGCATTGATGACCTGATGAAGAGCCTTGACAAAAACAGCGACCAGGAGATCGACTTTAAGGAGTACGCGGTGTTCCTGACCACACTGTGCATGGCCTATAATGACTTCTTCCTGGAGGACCGCAAATGA
- the S100A5 gene encoding protein S100-A5 isoform X1 has protein sequence MNAQAGWGREKILAPYLLHHLSPLLLGRSSCHPSASRTPFNIPQAELHTIMETPLEKALTTMVTTFHKYSGREGSKLTLSRRELKELIKKELCLGEKMQESSIDDLMKSLDKNSDQEIDFKEYAVFLTTLCMAYNDFFLEDRK, from the exons ATGAATGCTCAAGCTGGATGGGGCAGGGAGAAAATCCTGGCCCCTTATCTGCTCCATCATCTCTCACCACTTCTTTTGGGGAGGTCATCTTGTCATCCCTCTGCCTCTAGAACCCCTTTCAACATCCCCCAAGCAG AGTTGCACACCATCATGGAGACCCCTCTTGAGAAGGCCCTGACCACTATGGTCACCACTTTCCACAAATATTCAGGGAGAGAGGGCAGCAAACTGACCCTGAGTAGGCGGGAACTAAAGGAGCTGATCAAGAAGGAGCTGTGTCTTGGTGAG AAGATGCAGGAGAGCAGCATTGATGACCTGATGAAGAGCCTTGACAAAAACAGCGACCAGGAGATCGACTTTAAGGAGTACGCGGTGTTCCTGACCACACTGTGCATGGCCTATAATGACTTCTTCCTGGAGGACCGCAAATGA
- the LOC103298946 gene encoding protein S100-A4: MTYPLEKALDAMVSTFHKYSGKEGDKYKLNKSELKELLTRELPSFLGKKTDEAALQKLMSNLDNNKDNEVDFQEYSVFLACIAMMCNEFFEGFPDKQPRKK, translated from the exons ATGACTTACCCCCTGGAAAAGGCCCTGGATGCGATGGTGTCCACCTTCCACAAGTACTCCGGCAAGGAGGGTGACAAGTACAAGCTCAACAAGTCTGAGCTAAAGGAGCTGCTGACCCGGGAGCTACCCAGCTTCTTGGGG AAAAAGACAGATGAAGCAGCATTGCAGAAGCTGATGAGCAATCTGGACAACAACAAGGACAACGAGGTGGACTTCCAGGAGTACTCTGTCTTCCTTGCCTGCATCGCCATGATGTGCAACGAGTTCTTCGAGGGCTTCCCCGATAAGCAACCCCGGAAGAAATGA
- the S100A3 gene encoding protein S100-A3: MPRCFPGGPLQSWKRGGQRCRAVTWASACSVTVRMARPLEQAVAAIVCTFQEYAGRCGDKHKLCQAELKELLQKELPTWMPTELRECDYNKFMSLLDTNKDCEVDFVEYVRSLACLCTYCHDYFKDCSPEPPCSQ, translated from the exons atgcccaggtgcttcccaggtggccctctacaGTCATGGAAACGTGGAGGGCAGAGGTGCAGGGCGGTGACCTGGGCCTCTGCTTGTTCTGTGACAGTGAGGATGGCTAGGCCTCTGGAGCAGGCGGTGGCTGCGATCGTGTGCACCTTCCAGGAATATGCGGGGCGCTGTGGGGACAAGCACAAGCTCTGCCAGGCAGAGCTCAAGGAGCTGCTGCAGAAGGAGCTGCCCACCTGGATGCCG ACGGAGTTGCGGGAGTGTGACTACAATAAATTCATGAGTCTTCTGGACACCAACAAGGATTGCGAGGTGGACTTTGTGGAGTACGTGCGTTCCCTTGCCTGCCTCTGCACCTACTGCCATGACTACTTCAAGGACTGTTCCCCGGAGCCCCCCTGCTCCCAGTAG